The following are encoded in a window of Amaranthus tricolor cultivar Red isolate AtriRed21 chromosome 2, ASM2621246v1, whole genome shotgun sequence genomic DNA:
- the LOC130805354 gene encoding uncharacterized protein LOC130805354: protein MPPPEYSRRFSLFGIGESSNKQDPKSSIDRKLQELSPSLKLETDKNVYRPGNEVLITITIQNPNDPSNSHEITSSSERSLLVERLGFELQGVEKLDTQWFTTQKPLPGTKLRKGEHIFLDCSTRSLVSNQIISSGATKKYVVQTVLPSVIPPSYRGTTIRYMYYVRSTLSGQWLLMENGHSERNMAQSITEVETRIPLQIWVTQKASGLLTEEGQTNGIVPIQTVQTDIYWKEIDGDSEWVRANDIYDGGEEGYDSSRDDVLSVSSYNPSRDSIYKAFGSSLSLQGSASRSFRELLHAEADEVLHNSSGDILSSKIPHVISPKLQRGNPKTSKDEDERGSSSPIGISESVASEGYIRGRSYNIKLDDQVLLRFSPKKSDSNYYFSDMIGGTLTFFHEDETRRCLEVSITLEISETINRRFVHPSRRNSPTLTKVHSDHHEIVADMVQTSFLFSIPMDGPMSFSTPHVSVQWALRFEFFTTPRNIDWNRYGHPLMVEGRDKCEWFLPITVHAPPSGPAAAHARTTNNLSLQPFWLRD from the exons ATGCCTCCTCCAGAATATTCTAGAAGATTTTCCCTTTTTGGGATTGGAGAATCAAGTAATAAACAAGACCCAAAAAGCTCAATCGATAGAAAATTACAAGAATTAAGTCCAAGTTTAAAACTTGAAACTGACAAGAATGTGTATAGACCTGGTAATGAGGTCTTGATCACCATTACAATTCAGAACCCTAATGATCCCAGCAATTCCCATGAAATTACGAGCAGTTCTGAGAGATCCCTTTTGGTAGAAAGACTTGGTTTTGAGCTTCAAGGGGTTGAGAAGCTTGATACTCAATGGTTTACCACTCAGAAACCACTTCCTGGAACTAAACTCAGAAAAG GTGAACATATCTTCTTGGATTGTTCTACAAGGTCATTAGTCTCGAACCAGATCATTTCTTCCGGCGCCACTAAAAAGT ATGTTGTTCAAACTGTTTTGCCTAGCGTCATACCACCATCATATAGGGGTACAACAATTCGATACATGTACTATGTTAGAAGCACTTTATCTGGACAATGGTTGCTTATGGAAAATGGCCATTCTGAGAGAAATATGGCTCAAAGTATTACTGAAGTG gAGACTCGTATTCCTTTGCAAATTTGGGTTACTCAAAAGGCAAGTGGGTTGCTAACGGAAGAGGGTCAAACTAATG GAATTGTACCCATCCAGACTGTTCAAACCGATATATATTGGAAAGAGATTGATGGGGACTCCGAATGG GTTAGGGCTAATGATATATATGATGGAGGCGAGGAAGGCTATGATAGCTCAAGGGACGATGTTTTATCTGTTTCTTCATATAATCCTTCAAGAGACAGTATTTACAAGGCATTTGGCAGTTCACTATCTCTACAAGGTTCGGCTTCAAGGTCTTTTAGAGAACTCTTGCATGCAGAAGCAGATGAAGTTCTGCATAACTCAAGTGGAG ATATTTTGTCGTCAAAGATCCCTCATGTTATCTCTCCAAAACTGCAAAGAGGAAACCCGAAGACTTCTAAAGACGAAGACGAAAGAGGATCATCTTCTCCCATTGGGATTTCAGAATCCGTTGCAT CAGAAGGCTATATTCGAGGGAGATCGTATAACATCAAGCTTGATGATCAAGTTCTGCTTAGATTCTCACCCAAAAAGTCAGATTCAAATTATTATTTCAGTGATATG ATAGGTGGAACCCTTACTTTTTTTCATGAAGATGAAACAAGGAGGTGCCTTGAG GTCTCCATCACCTTGGAAATTTCAGAAACGATTAATCGACGTTTTGTGCACCCATCTCGTAGGAATTCTCCTACACTTACAAAG GTTCATAGTGACCATCATGAGATTGTTGCTGATATGGTGCAAACAAGCTTCCTTTTCTCCATTCCTATGGATGGGCCAATGTCCTTTTCAACCCCTCATGTGTCTGTTCAATGGGCTCTACGGTTTGAATTCTTTACCACTCCGCGGAATATTGACTGGAATAG GTATGGTCATCCTCTTATGGTTGAAGGGAGAGACAAATGTGAGTGGTTTCTTCCAATAACTGTGCATGCCCCTCCATCTGGACCTGCAGCTGCTCATGCAAGAACTACAAACAACCTCTCTCTTCAGCCATTCTGGCTTCGTGACTAA